The DNA region CCGAGGACCAAACGAGGTCGCGCTTGCCGTCGTCCGTCGTAAGGGTGCGGGGACGGGAGACGCCCATTTGGCCACAAGTCACATCACTCCCATCCCGCGCTTGGCGAGTCGCCGAAATTCTCGCGTGTACGTGTCGATGATTTCCCTGGCGTCTTGGTAGAGCTCGCGGACGGCCATGTGCACATCGAAAACGAGCAGTTGATCCTCACGTGTCTGGTGGGACCGTATTTCGCCGTCAACGTACGAGGCCTTACGACGTACGACCCCGGGCATCTCCCACAGGGTTAGGGGGTTCGCAGCCATGGACGTCCAGCGCGGCGCTGCCCTGGACATTTGAGGAGCTATCGCCAACCACGGGTCGGAAGGCGTATGCCCGGTGAGAGCGGGAAGCAATTGAATCCTCGCTTCGACGAACGGAGCGCAGAATTTCGTCAGTTCGTCCTGCAAGGTGTCCACCTTGGCTACGGTCGCTGCCTTAACGCTCGCGCGCCCTGTGAAGCGACCTACCACAGCGGTGGCCGCCGCTCCAGCGACTGCGCCTCCCAGGCCGATCAGCGCCACAGGGATCTCAGACTGAGCCACCCGCCCCCCTCTGCGCGTGCTACCGCAATCAGCACGATTGTGGCAGCGGTTCAGTCCCGATGAAACCTCCAGGAAGTCGGAGTAGGGCGTCTCTTACTCCGATGACGGGCTACCTCACACCGGTGTCGATACCCGGGCCCACTCAGTGGACATGTTGGCGCCGCGGACAGAGTAGGAGCCAGGTCTCGCACGGGTGCCGCCTACCGGAGCAACTCACTCGACGGATCAGCCTCTTACACAGTGACATCAACGACGGCAGACGACCGTGGATGAGGAGGTCCTTCAGCGCTCACTCCCCCGCCTGTCGAGGGCTGTCCTCTCTCGGACACCCGGGCAAGGATCGAACTCCTGAAGCGGATGTCAAGGCAGTTGTCGTTGAGGAAACCACATACGCATGGGGCGGTCGCCCCTGCCGTCCCGTCCGGGCTGCGGCGCTGGGGCGCCGGTCCCGGTCGGGCGGACAGGGGCGGCCGCAGTGCACGAAACGTGCACCGTCATGCCAAAGCCCTGCGTGCCGGTTGCTGCGACGGAGGCATTCGGCGCACAGGGCCGGGGTCCGGTTCGCGTGAGGGGGAGTTTCAACCGACCACAGCGGACCGGAGTCATGGGCGGCAGCAGTTCTCAGGTCACTGGAGTATCCCGGTGGTCACGCTCGCTGGGTGTAGGCGCCGCACGGTCAGTCATCTCCGCAGCTAAACCGGAGGCGATCAACTCAGCCAGGAGTGCTGCCGCTTCCGGTCGGATCGAGCCCAGGCTTACCATGCCGTCGCCGAAGACGTTCACGTCGGCGCTGAGGCCGGGGAAGTCTGACTCCAAGCCGAGCGCGGCCAGTTGTAGTGCCAGCGTTTCGGCACCGCGCCGAGCGCGAACCCATCCGCGCACATAAGGCACACCGGGCATCAGGTTCTCGGCCCGCTTCGCCACCACTCCTCGCCGGTCCGTCATGACTTCCCCGCTCCTTTAGTTCTCTCGTAAGTTCGTCGGGCCGCTACACACGCCGTCCGCACTCTGCGGGCAGGACAGCGCACGTTTCAGGAGCTCTGCCAACCGCTCCGCCGTCTCCGGCGATACGCGCCCGAGTTCGATCAGCCCATGGCCGAACGCGTTCAAGTCCGCCCGCAGGTACGGGAAGTCCTTCTCCAGGCCCGCCGCCACAAGGACGTCGCGCAGCGCGCTCGTGGCACCCCGCGCGGCGTACCACCCTTCGCTTTCGAGCGGAGACCAACGGGCGATGCCGTCGCGCTCCTCGCCCTCACTGTTCATTGGCCGCCGCCTCCAGGACTTCGGCCGTCGCAGCCTCAGGGTTCGGGTATTGCTCGCTGTAGTGATCGACCCGCGCGAGGAGGTCAGCAGCGGCCACGAACATGAAGGCCAGCGCAACTGCACGTAGTGGGTCGGCCTCTGGCCGGCGGACCGGAGCTCGGAGCCATTGGTAGCGGTCGCCCGACATGGGCATGGGGCCAGGCACCACGACGAACGAGTTGTCGCCCAGGTACCTGTACGGCGGTGGGTTGTCGGTCGCCCTGGCCAGGAAGCGGACAAAGCGTCCCTGCCAACGGGAGTTGAGGAAGAACCCGACCCGTCGGGCCGCGTGGTCGATCATGACCGGGCCGAGCGGCATTTGCCGGCGTACGAGCAGATCGAAGGTTTCCAAGCCGATGCGCTGGTCGATCGCCACGACATCGAAGAGACGGCCCGTCGGCAGCATTCGCGGCCCACGCGGATCGTCCGCCCACCGCGCCCTGCACATCTCCGGATCGTCAGCGGCAGCAGACAGCCACTCGACGCCTCTTCTGGTCATCCTCTGCACGCCATCTCACCTCTGTCGGGCTGCGCCGACGGCCGCTCTGCCGCCGCAGATCCAGACTGGTCCCAGGGCTCCTGAACTGGGCAGATGACGAGAGGTGATGGGAGGTGACGCGGCACCTCCCCGTACGTCATCCCCCGTCACCCCACACTCGGCAAAGGCAACTTCGGCTACAGCGCGTGCATGAGGACTGGCGGCGCGTACATTCGACTGTGGGACTGGCTTGTTGTACGGCACACGAGAGGGAAAGAAGGGGCGCGTTTCCGATGCAGCCGATCGGTGTCCGCTTACGTGAAGCCCGTACCAACCGAGGCTGGAGTCAACCGCGTCTCGTACGTGAGTTGCGTCAGGTCGCCGCGCGACGTGGGCACCAACTCCCGGCGGACGCCAGCGTGAAGCGACGTATCGCCAGTTGGGAGAACGGCCACAGCGTCCCTGACGAGTTCTATGGGCCGTTCCTCAGCGTTGCGTTCGGCACAAGCGCCGCGGAACTCGGGCTGAACCATGCCGATGGAGCGGACTCGGCCTTCTTGGAGGCCGGCTACCCGGACAGTCCCGATGCCGCCATTGAGTCGGTCGGGTGGCTATGGCGTGCTGATCTCAACGGCTATGAGCCGTTGTTCGAGGCCCCGGCGTCCGAACCTGCGTGGAATGAAGCGTCCCTCCGGTGGCTTGTGGCGCCCGAGCCGTCGTTCCCCGCCGCGCCGCGGAACAGTGTGGTGAGTGTCGGCCTCGCCGATGTGGCAACGGTCAAGACGACCGCCGATATGTTCGCCCAGCTCGATGACCGGTTCGGAGGCGACCACGCGCGGCATTCCGTGATCCAGTTCCTGAGTCGCGATGTCACTCCGCTGCTGAGCGGCCAGTACACCGAGCCCGTCGGCCGCGCACTCTTCTCCACCGTCGCCGAGGCGACTCTCCTCGCGGGTTGGATGTCGTACGACGCCTGCCATCACGGCCTCGCTCAGCGGTACTTCCTACAGGCATTGCGGCTCGCCCAGGACGCCAACGATCGCCGCCTCGCCGGGAGCATCCTCTCCGCGATGAGCCACCAGGCCACGTTCCTGGGCCGCTATACGCAGGCCGCAACGCTCGCCCGAGCGGCGCTCATGGGGATCTCGCCCGTGGCGACGCCGACGCTTCGCGCGCAGTTCCACGCGATGGAGGCCCGCGCTCTGGCCCGTACCGGCGACGCTCGGGCATGCGAACTCGCCTTGGCAGCAGCGACGAAGACCCTGGAGAGTCGGAACAGCGACGACGAGCCCGAGTGGATCAGCTATTTCGACGAAGCGGAACTCGCCGCCGAGGCCGCCCACTGCTTCCGGGACGTCAACAGCGCCCGCCAAGCCGTTGCCCACGCGTCGAACGCGATGAGCGGCAGCCACGTCCGGAGTGATTTCTTCGCAACGATGGTTCTCGCCGACGCACACCTACGCGCCGGCGATCTCGAAGAGGCGTGCCGGGTGGCCCTGGACGCGCTGGACCTCGGCGAGCAGCTGAAGTCCGCTCGCTGCGTCAGCTACCTCGCCGAGTTCCAGCAGCACTTGGCGACCATCGGCCCTACGGCCGTCCTCCGGGACTTCTACGAACAGGCAGCGGACCAGCGACTGTGGTACGCCGCCGCCGCCGGGCTCTCCACTGCATAGAGCTTGCACGTGGTGGGGCCGCCACTTCGAGTTGCTGCGACCCCACGGGAGGCGAGAACAGTCGTCACTTCTTGCACTGATGGCAAGCCTTGAGGTCTTGCTTCTCCGCTTCCTCCCTGGAGATCTCCGTCATCCCCTTGAAGGTCTCCGGCTTGCCGTTCAGTGCAGGGCAGTCAGGGTCGGTGTGATACGCGTAGCGGTACTCCCCGATACGGACATGAACGTTACTCATGGTCGATCCCTTCTGCGTGCTGGCCTTGCCGTGCTGCCGTCGCGCCAGGGTCGAGTCAGTTCCGCGAGCCGCACCGTCATGGGGGACGGCTCGCGCAATGGCAAAGTCACCCACGCGCCGGATTGGACACTCTCGTCAACGAGCACGGTCAGCCAAAGAGGCGGCCCTTCAGAACGGCTGCCAGTCCTTCCGACTGCCGCCCGTGCGCAGGGCGCGAACGCGGCGGGCGAACTCGTCGGCGGACCGCTCGCTCGTGGCGACCTGGTGCCCGACCCAGACGACCATCATCAACTCGCGCAGATCAGCGAGTACTTCGTAGCCCGGCCAGTTCATCAGGTCGAAGCCGTACCGGTGGACGAACTCCTCGTACTGTGCCCGCGTGTGCCAGCCGTACCGCTCGTAGTAGATCGCGGTGAGGATCAGATCCCACTCGCGAGGAGCCAGCGCGAAGCCGTCGAGGTCGATGAGGACCGCTTGGCCGTCTCGGTGGCGGAGTACGTTGCCTATGTTGGCGTCCCCGTGGATCATCCCGAACGGGAGCACGAAGTCCAGCCGGTCGTAGTCCTTGTTCAGCTTTCCGGCTCGTTCCTCCAGGAACGCGCGGTCGTCCGCCGTTACGCCGTCCATCTGCCGGAGCGACCCCCAGAGCTTCGCGAAGGGGTCGAAGTACGGGAGCCTCAGGGACTCCGGCTCTTCGAGCCAGTGCAAGCGGCGGAGCAGGTCGGCCAGCTCACCCACCGTGGCGTACTCCTCGTGCTCCTGCACGCTCTCCCAGAACGTCACGACCCGGCCGCCGACCACCAAGGGTTGCGTCACCCTGGCCGGCACCCGAGTTGCTGGAAGGTCCTCCGCCTCCAGCCATCGGGCAACCCGTACGGCCCGCTCCATCTCCTCCAGGACATCGGGGTCGCGAGCAACGCGGACGATGACCGGCGACGCCGATAAGCGGTATACGGCGTTGGAGCCGAGCCGCAGCAACTCAGCGCCGTCGGGGTCCAGTCCTGCCGTCCCGCACGCCTCTCGCAGGACCACCTCAAGGCCGTCTGCCGTGAACTCCGTACCGCCGTCCTGGCCCCCGCCGCTGCCCGAGATCATGCCTTCGACCATACGGCGCTGCCCCGCCGCTCGACAGGCCGCCCACGTAATAGGGGCGTGATGACCTTGCTCAGCAGGCCCCGTGCCGACCGCTCCCTCGCAGGCCAGAGCGTCAATGGCCTCACGACCTCACCCGGGCTCCGGAGCCGTGTGCGCAGGTTCGAATCCTGCCGGGGGCACCCTTTATGAGGTGCCCGAAGACCCCGCCATCAGCGATTCAGCTGAGGACGGGGTCTTGGCGTATGTGCGGGCGGATGCGGCCGGATGCGGCTCCATGACTGTGGTCACGTAACGACAGCTTAATGATCTTGATGTGCCTCGCCGCAGGTCAGGCCGACTCTCGGAGAGGTCCCGGGGAACTCCGCAAAGTACCTGAGCGGGTAGACGATCTTGTGATGTTCTGCTTTCCGTGGACGGTGTTCTCTCGACCCTCATCGCAGTCATCGGAACGCTACTGGGCGTCGGTGTGACGCACCTGTTTCAACGCAGAGCGTCTGCGCGCGACAAGGTGTTCGCAGCTCAGCAACAACTCCGCTCAGATCGGATGGCTGTCTACAGCGACTTCGCCGGAGCGCTGACCGAGTACAGGCGAGGCCAACTGGATCGCTGGCACCGCAAGAGCGAAGATCCAGACAGCTCTGCATGCTTCGAGGCTCGAACCGAGGCCTACCGGCTCCGCGGGGTCGCCCTCCACGCGATGTTCCGAGTTCAGCTCATAGCAAGCGGGCAGACGTTGATCGACGCCGCGCGAGATGCCTACGCACACGCATCCAACCTCCACAAAGCATCCGACAAGACAGAACTGAGCACTCTCGGTACACAGGCACGAGAAGCTCTGGAGCACTTCATCACGCTCGCCTCGTCCGACGTGCAATGAGACGAGCCGAATACCGTGGAAGCCCCGGGTCCCTCCACGGGTTCCACGGTTGGCTGAGCAACTCTGATCAGTAGTCATGCATCCCTCAACTACACGCCCACCTCTTCTCCCAAGCCCTTCAGGATGCTGTCCTTCATCTCTTGCTCCTGGCCGTCGACTTACTTTGCGTAGACCTTCAGCACGACGTCGACCTAGGGGGCCCGCGCGAGCAGCCACTCCACGGCGCAGGCACTCCCCACAACCCCCTGCGTCGATGGCCAGTGGACGCCGCGTTCGCCGTCCTCTGGCCCGCAGGCGCATCGAGTCCGCCCGCCACCTGGGCCGTCACCGTTGGATCGTTGAGCGCACCATCGGCCGGCTGTCGGGGACGCGGCGTCCTCACCGACGGTATGAACGAAAGCCGGAAGATTTCCTTTCCTTCCCCGCCATATCCTGAACTCTCATGAGATCAACCGGATTTCGGCTCAGGAGAGTGCCGCCGAGGTGGCAGGCCGGGGTGGCGT from Streptomyces sp. NBC_00258 includes:
- a CDS encoding bifunctional DNA primase/polymerase, which codes for MTRRGVEWLSAAADDPEMCRARWADDPRGPRMLPTGRLFDVVAIDQRIGLETFDLLVRRQMPLGPVMIDHAARRVGFFLNSRWQGRFVRFLARATDNPPPYRYLGDNSFVVVPGPMPMSGDRYQWLRAPVRRPEADPLRAVALAFMFVAAADLLARVDHYSEQYPNPEAATAEVLEAAANEQ
- a CDS encoding phosphotransferase family protein codes for the protein MISGSGGGQDGGTEFTADGLEVVLREACGTAGLDPDGAELLRLGSNAVYRLSASPVIVRVARDPDVLEEMERAVRVARWLEAEDLPATRVPARVTQPLVVGGRVVTFWESVQEHEEYATVGELADLLRRLHWLEEPESLRLPYFDPFAKLWGSLRQMDGVTADDRAFLEERAGKLNKDYDRLDFVLPFGMIHGDANIGNVLRHRDGQAVLIDLDGFALAPREWDLILTAIYYERYGWHTRAQYEEFVHRYGFDLMNWPGYEVLADLRELMMVVWVGHQVATSERSADEFARRVRALRTGGSRKDWQPF